One part of the Streptomyces lydicus genome encodes these proteins:
- a CDS encoding HAD family hydrolase, producing the protein MVGAYARPVENHSVPHSTPRTAAFFDLDKTVIAKSSTLTFSKSFYQGGLINRRAVLRTAYAQFVFLAGGADHDQMERMREYLSSLCRGWDVAQVREIVAETLHDLIDPIIYDEAASLIEEHHAAGRDVVIVSTSGAEVVEPIGELLGADRVVATRMVVGEDGRFTGEVEYYAYGPTKAEAVRELAASEGYDLERCYAYSDSATDVPMLSAVGHPFAVNPDRALRREAVARGWPVLTFSRPVPLKQRLPALSMPSRPVLAVMAAAGAAMATATLVWYASRRKSTKLRLGHFDGLAEAVRNARV; encoded by the coding sequence ATGGTGGGCGCCTATGCTCGCCCCGTGGAAAACCACTCCGTGCCTCACTCGACGCCCCGTACTGCTGCGTTCTTCGACTTGGACAAGACCGTCATTGCAAAGTCGAGCACGCTGACCTTCAGCAAGTCGTTCTACCAAGGCGGCCTGATCAATCGGCGGGCCGTACTGCGCACTGCGTACGCCCAGTTCGTGTTCCTCGCGGGCGGCGCCGACCACGATCAGATGGAGCGCATGCGCGAATATCTCTCCTCGCTGTGCCGCGGCTGGGATGTGGCGCAGGTCCGCGAGATCGTCGCCGAGACGCTGCACGATCTGATCGACCCGATCATTTACGACGAGGCCGCCTCCCTCATCGAGGAACATCACGCCGCCGGGCGGGACGTCGTCATCGTCTCGACCTCCGGCGCCGAAGTCGTCGAACCGATCGGTGAACTCCTGGGCGCCGACCGGGTCGTGGCCACCCGTATGGTCGTCGGAGAGGACGGCCGCTTCACGGGCGAGGTGGAGTATTACGCCTACGGTCCGACCAAGGCCGAGGCCGTCCGGGAACTCGCCGCGTCCGAGGGCTACGACCTCGAGCGCTGTTATGCGTACAGCGACTCGGCGACCGACGTCCCGATGCTGTCGGCGGTCGGCCACCCCTTCGCGGTCAATCCGGACCGGGCGCTGCGCCGCGAGGCGGTCGCGCGCGGCTGGCCGGTTCTCACCTTCAGCCGGCCGGTGCCGCTCAAGCAGCGGCTGCCCGCGCTGTCGATGCCCTCGCGGCCGGTGCTCGCCGTGATGGCCGCGGCGGGCGCGGCCATGGCCACCGCGACGCTCGTCTGGTACGCGAGCCGACGAAAATCCACAAAGTTGCGCCTCGGTCATTTCGACGGCCTCGCCGAGGCCGTCCGTAATGCCCGCGTTTGA
- a CDS encoding oxidoreductase: MAGNSRGTSPAPPKPSADPLVALASLPGVADSVDAVRKGIDRVYGHRVMRRRSNEVTSEAALRGARGSAALSGADWALEEVRRRTDFGVEGEARTVGAALRLTAEAGQLLSVWRQSPLRVLARLHLVAAGKESPDETVGRPRLAGEPVDEPLIELPLPDADEVAGRLDGLSRLLLAGSEAPALVTAAVVHGELLALRPFASHNGLVARAAERIVLVGSGLDPKSICPAEVGHAEAGRAAYVAALEGYVSGTPEGVAAWIAHCGRAVELGVRESTAVCEALQRGAA, encoded by the coding sequence ATGGCTGGAAACTCCCGGGGGACGTCCCCCGCACCCCCGAAGCCGAGCGCCGATCCGCTCGTGGCCCTGGCGTCGCTGCCGGGCGTCGCGGACTCGGTGGACGCCGTACGCAAGGGCATCGACCGGGTCTACGGCCACCGGGTCATGCGGCGCCGCAGCAATGAGGTCACCTCGGAGGCGGCGCTGCGCGGAGCGCGCGGTTCCGCGGCGCTCTCCGGCGCCGACTGGGCACTCGAAGAGGTCAGGCGCCGCACGGACTTCGGCGTCGAGGGCGAGGCGCGGACGGTCGGCGCGGCGCTGCGGCTGACCGCCGAGGCCGGGCAGCTGCTGAGCGTGTGGCGGCAGTCGCCGCTGCGGGTGCTGGCGCGGCTCCATCTGGTCGCGGCCGGCAAGGAGTCGCCCGATGAGACCGTCGGGCGGCCCCGCCTGGCCGGTGAGCCGGTGGACGAGCCGCTCATCGAGCTCCCGCTGCCGGACGCCGACGAGGTCGCCGGGCGGCTGGACGGCCTCTCGCGGCTGTTGCTGGCCGGGAGCGAGGCGCCGGCCCTGGTGACCGCCGCGGTGGTGCACGGCGAGCTGCTCGCGCTGCGGCCGTTCGCCTCGCACAACGGGCTGGTCGCCCGGGCGGCGGAACGCATCGTGCTGGTCGGCAGCGGACTGGACCCGAAGTCGATCTGCCCCGCCGAGGTCGGGCACGCCGAGGCCGGGCGCGCGGCCTACGTGGCGGCCCTGGAGGGCTACGTCTCGGGCACCCCCGAGGGCGTCGCGGCGTGGATCGCGCACTGCGGGCGCGCGGTGGAACTCGGCGTCCGGGAGAGCACCGCGGTCTGTGAGGCGCTGCAGCGCGGAGCGGCATAA
- a CDS encoding ATP-binding protein, with amino-acid sequence MKIAFVGKGGSGKTTLSSLFIRHLAAARVPVVAVDADINQHLGAALGLDEAAAAALPAMGAHLPLIKDYLRGSNPRIPSAEAMIKTTPPGEGSRLLRIDEDNPVYDACARTVTLDGTPVRLMATGPFTASDLGVACYHSKVGAVELCLNHLVDGREEYVVVDMTAGSDSFASGMFTRFDMTFLVAEPTRKGVGVYRQYKEYARDFGVPLKVVGNKVQGPDDLAFLRDEVGEDLLVSVGHSEWVRTLEKGRPARFAYLEQANRRALETLHDTADASYGRRDWERYTRQMVHFHLKNAESWGNARTGVDLAAQVDPAFVLFEGAAAPQPA; translated from the coding sequence ATGAAGATCGCTTTCGTAGGCAAGGGCGGCAGCGGCAAGACCACCCTGTCCTCCCTGTTCATCCGGCACCTCGCCGCGGCCCGGGTCCCTGTCGTCGCGGTGGACGCCGACATCAACCAGCACCTGGGTGCCGCGCTCGGCCTCGACGAGGCGGCGGCGGCCGCACTGCCCGCGATGGGCGCTCATCTCCCGTTGATCAAGGACTACTTGCGCGGCAGCAACCCCCGGATCCCGTCCGCCGAGGCCATGATCAAGACGACTCCGCCCGGCGAGGGCTCGCGGCTGCTGCGGATCGACGAGGACAACCCCGTCTACGACGCCTGCGCCAGGACGGTCACGCTCGACGGGACCCCCGTCCGCCTGATGGCGACCGGCCCGTTCACCGCCTCCGATCTGGGCGTGGCCTGCTACCACTCCAAGGTCGGCGCCGTCGAACTGTGCCTGAACCACTTGGTCGACGGGCGCGAGGAGTACGTCGTCGTCGACATGACGGCCGGATCCGACTCCTTCGCCTCCGGGATGTTCACCCGCTTCGACATGACCTTCCTGGTCGCCGAGCCGACCCGTAAGGGCGTCGGCGTCTACCGGCAGTACAAGGAGTACGCCCGGGATTTCGGCGTGCCCCTCAAGGTCGTGGGCAACAAGGTGCAGGGCCCCGACGACCTGGCGTTCCTGCGCGACGAGGTCGGCGAGGACCTGCTGGTGAGCGTCGGGCACTCCGAGTGGGTGCGCACCCTGGAGAAGGGCCGCCCGGCCCGCTTCGCCTACCTGGAGCAGGCCAACCGGCGCGCGCTGGAGACGCTGCACGACACCGCCGACGCGTCCTACGGGCGGCGCGACTGGGAGCGCTACACCCGTCAGATGGTGCACTTCCACCTGAAGAACGCGGAGAGCTGGGGCAACGCCAGGACCGGTGTCGATCTGGCGGCACAGGTCGACCCGGCCTTCGTCCTCTTCGAGGGGGCGGCCGCCCCGCAGCCCGCCTGA
- a CDS encoding SulP family inorganic anion transporter: MPQIEKSPPPPPTSQPAPVPPEHRAHPEEPRPERAGLAAWRRDLSASLVVFLLAVPLSLGLALATGAPLQAGLVAAVVGGIVAGLLGGAPLQVTGAATGLLVVTTDLVQRYGWRATCAITVLAGLTQLALGALRVARATLAVSPAIVHGMLAGIGATIALGQLHVVLGGRPDSSALDNAAALPAQLTHPHVAALLIGAITVAVLAGWERLPGRAGRWARVLPAPLAAVLAATAVSAGLAVPRVDLPSWRLPELPVLPEASVPALAAAVLTVTLVASMESLLSAVAVDRLAAERPGAPTGRPRLNRELCGQGVANAVSGLLGGLPVSGGAIRGSANVRAGAATRRATVLHGVWVLLCAGLLAAVLELIPLAALAALVMVVGVRMVSFAHIRHVQRHREFPVYAGTLGGVVLLGVLQGVLAGIAVAAFLALRRLTHTRITVTQEGEGYRVRVSGQLTFLAVPRLTRALAQVPAHTEVVVELCGSFMDHAAYEALQSWSAAHRAHGGWVALGGRSGRPVAEPAGAHACRPWTPWRNHHCTRPAPELAAAPESSEGQLLGGVSAFQRHTAPLVREELARLAREGQRPTQLFLTCADSRLVTSMITSSGPGDLFTVRNVGNLMPPPGSDASCDSVGAAVEYAVEVLGVGSITVCGHSGCGAMGALLHASAPDDAEPTPLGRWLRHGRPSLARMQRIGRLGRGEVALSGRPVTDDQERLALVNVLQQLDHLREHACVARRVAEGKLVLHGMYFHVGEAQAYVLDEATGRFCAVRGEAAPVGV; this comes from the coding sequence ATGCCGCAGATCGAGAAGTCGCCGCCACCGCCGCCCACGTCGCAGCCCGCCCCGGTCCCTCCCGAGCACCGTGCGCACCCGGAGGAGCCCCGTCCGGAGCGGGCCGGTTTGGCCGCCTGGCGCCGGGACCTCTCGGCCTCGCTCGTCGTCTTCCTGCTCGCCGTACCGCTGTCGCTGGGCCTCGCCCTGGCTACCGGCGCACCGCTGCAGGCCGGGCTGGTCGCCGCGGTCGTCGGCGGCATCGTCGCCGGACTGCTCGGCGGCGCTCCCCTTCAGGTGACCGGTGCGGCCACCGGCCTCCTGGTGGTCACCACCGACCTCGTCCAGCGCTACGGCTGGCGCGCCACCTGCGCCATCACCGTACTGGCCGGCCTGACCCAACTCGCCCTGGGCGCCCTGCGCGTGGCCCGCGCCACGCTGGCCGTGAGCCCGGCGATCGTGCACGGCATGCTGGCCGGCATCGGCGCCACCATCGCCCTCGGGCAGCTCCATGTGGTGCTCGGCGGTCGTCCCGACAGCTCGGCGCTCGACAACGCCGCGGCGCTACCGGCCCAGTTGACCCACCCGCACGTCGCCGCACTGCTGATCGGCGCGATCACCGTCGCCGTCCTGGCCGGCTGGGAACGGCTGCCGGGCCGCGCCGGCCGCTGGGCGCGGGTGCTGCCGGCCCCGCTGGCCGCGGTGCTCGCCGCGACCGCCGTGAGCGCCGGGCTGGCGGTGCCGCGCGTGGACCTGCCGTCCTGGCGGCTGCCGGAGCTTCCCGTACTGCCGGAGGCGTCCGTTCCGGCGTTGGCCGCCGCGGTGCTGACCGTCACCCTCGTCGCCAGCATGGAGTCGCTGCTGTCCGCGGTGGCGGTGGACCGGCTCGCGGCCGAGCGGCCCGGCGCCCCCACCGGCCGCCCGCGGCTCAACCGGGAGCTGTGCGGCCAGGGCGTGGCCAACGCCGTCTCCGGGCTCCTGGGGGGCCTGCCGGTCTCCGGGGGCGCGATCCGCGGCTCGGCCAACGTGCGGGCCGGCGCGGCCACCCGCCGGGCCACCGTGCTGCACGGCGTCTGGGTGCTGCTGTGCGCGGGCCTGCTGGCCGCCGTGCTGGAGCTGATCCCGCTGGCCGCGCTCGCCGCGCTGGTGATGGTGGTCGGCGTACGGATGGTGAGCTTTGCGCACATCCGGCATGTGCAGCGGCACCGCGAGTTCCCGGTGTACGCGGGCACGCTGGGCGGGGTGGTGCTCCTCGGCGTCCTCCAGGGCGTGCTCGCCGGCATCGCGGTCGCGGCCTTCCTGGCGCTGCGCAGGCTCACCCACACCCGGATCACGGTCACCCAGGAGGGCGAGGGCTACCGGGTGCGCGTCAGCGGGCAGTTGACGTTCCTGGCGGTGCCGCGGCTGACCCGGGCGCTGGCCCAGGTTCCCGCGCACACCGAGGTCGTCGTCGAGCTGTGCGGCTCGTTCATGGACCACGCCGCCTACGAGGCGCTGCAGTCCTGGTCCGCCGCCCACCGGGCGCACGGCGGCTGGGTGGCCCTCGGCGGCCGCTCGGGCCGGCCGGTGGCCGAGCCGGCCGGGGCACACGCGTGCCGGCCGTGGACGCCGTGGCGCAACCACCACTGCACCCGGCCCGCCCCGGAGCTGGCCGCGGCACCGGAGAGCAGCGAGGGCCAACTGCTGGGCGGGGTCAGCGCGTTCCAGCGCCATACGGCGCCGCTCGTGCGCGAGGAGCTGGCGCGGCTGGCGCGCGAGGGCCAGCGGCCCACCCAGCTCTTTTTGACCTGTGCGGACTCCCGGCTGGTCACCAGCATGATCACCTCCAGCGGGCCGGGGGATCTCTTCACCGTGCGCAACGTCGGCAATCTGATGCCGCCGCCCGGTTCGGATGCCTCCTGCGACTCCGTGGGAGCGGCGGTCGAGTACGCGGTGGAGGTGCTGGGCGTCGGTTCGATCACGGTGTGCGGCCATTCGGGGTGCGGTGCCATGGGAGCGCTGCTGCACGCTTCCGCGCCGGACGACGCGGAGCCGACCCCGCTCGGCCGCTGGCTGCGGCACGGCCGGCCGAGCCTGGCCCGTATGCAGCGCATCGGGCGGCTGGGGCGGGGAGAAGTCGCCCTGAGCGGGCGGCCGGTGACCGACGACCAGGAACGGCTGGCGCTCGTCAACGTCCTGCAGCAGCTCGACCACCTGCGGGAACACGCCTGTGTGGCCCGGCGGGTGGCGGAGGGGAAACTCGTGCTGCACGGCATGTACTTCCACGTCGGGGAGGCGCAGGCATACGTGTTGGACGAGGCTACCGGGCGGTTCTGCGCGGTCCGCGGGGAAGCCGCACCGGTGGGCGTCTGA
- the acs gene encoding acetate--CoA ligase, producing the protein MSNESLANLLKEERRFAPPSDLAAHANVTAAVYEEAAADRLGFWAEQARRLTWATEPTQTLDWSNAPFAKWFADGKLNVAYNCVDRHVENGLGDRVALHFEGEPGDSRAITYAELQREVSKAAHALIELGVQTGDRVAIYMPMIPETVIAMLACARLGAPHSVVFGGFSADALATRIEDADARVVITADGGYRRGKPSALKPAVDEALTRPGAENVRSVLVVRRTGQEDIAWHEGRDVWWHEIVERQSDQHTPEAFDAEHPLFILYTSGTTGKPKGILHTTGGYLTQASYTHHAVFDLKPETDVYWCTADVGWVTGHSYITYGPLSNGATEVLYEGTPDTPHQGRWWEIVQKYGVTILYTAPTAIRACMKWGDDIPAKFDLSSLRVLGSVGEPINPEAWMWYRKHIGADHAPIVDTWWQTETGAMMLSPLPGVTATKPGSAQVPLPGVAATVVDDDANEVPNGAGGYLVLTEPWPSMLRTIWGDDQRYLDTYWSRFEGKYFAGDGAKKDDDGDIWLLGRVDDVMLVSGHNISTTEVESALVSHPKVAEAAVVGATDPQTTQAICAFVILRGTAAEDEGLVEELRAHVAQQLGPIAKPKRIMPVAELPKTRSGKIMRRLLRDVAENRDLGDVSTLTDSSVMDLIQAKLPSAASED; encoded by the coding sequence GTGAGTAACGAAAGCCTGGCCAACCTGCTCAAGGAGGAACGGCGGTTCGCTCCGCCCTCCGATCTGGCCGCGCACGCCAACGTCACGGCTGCCGTGTACGAAGAGGCCGCGGCGGACCGGCTGGGCTTCTGGGCGGAGCAGGCCCGGCGCCTGACCTGGGCGACCGAGCCCACCCAGACCCTCGACTGGTCCAACGCGCCCTTCGCGAAGTGGTTCGCCGACGGCAAGCTCAACGTCGCGTACAACTGCGTGGACCGGCATGTGGAGAACGGTCTGGGTGACCGGGTCGCCCTCCACTTCGAGGGCGAGCCGGGCGACAGCCGCGCGATCACCTACGCGGAGCTGCAGCGCGAGGTCTCCAAGGCCGCGCACGCCCTGATCGAGCTGGGCGTGCAGACCGGCGACCGGGTCGCCATCTACATGCCGATGATCCCGGAGACGGTCATCGCGATGCTGGCCTGCGCGCGCCTGGGCGCGCCGCACTCGGTCGTCTTCGGCGGCTTCTCCGCCGACGCGCTGGCCACCCGTATCGAGGACGCCGACGCCCGCGTGGTGATCACCGCCGACGGCGGCTACCGCCGGGGCAAGCCGAGCGCGCTCAAGCCCGCCGTGGACGAGGCGCTGACCAGGCCCGGGGCGGAGAACGTCCGCAGCGTCCTGGTGGTCCGCCGCACCGGCCAGGAGGACATCGCCTGGCACGAGGGCCGCGACGTGTGGTGGCACGAGATCGTCGAGCGGCAGAGCGACCAGCACACGCCCGAGGCGTTCGACGCCGAGCACCCGCTGTTCATCCTGTACACGTCCGGCACGACGGGTAAGCCCAAGGGCATCCTGCACACCACCGGCGGCTACCTCACCCAGGCGTCGTACACCCACCACGCGGTCTTCGACCTGAAGCCCGAGACCGACGTGTACTGGTGCACGGCCGACGTCGGCTGGGTGACGGGCCACTCGTACATCACCTACGGCCCGCTCTCCAACGGCGCGACGGAGGTGCTCTACGAGGGCACCCCGGACACCCCGCACCAGGGCCGCTGGTGGGAGATCGTCCAGAAGTACGGCGTGACGATCCTCTACACCGCGCCGACCGCGATCCGCGCGTGCATGAAGTGGGGCGACGACATCCCGGCGAAGTTCGACCTGTCGTCGCTGCGCGTCCTGGGATCGGTGGGCGAGCCCATCAACCCCGAGGCGTGGATGTGGTACCGCAAGCACATCGGGGCGGACCACGCGCCGATCGTCGACACCTGGTGGCAGACCGAGACCGGCGCGATGATGCTGAGCCCGCTGCCCGGCGTCACGGCGACCAAGCCCGGCTCGGCGCAGGTGCCGCTGCCCGGCGTCGCGGCGACCGTCGTGGACGACGACGCCAACGAGGTCCCCAACGGGGCCGGCGGCTACCTCGTGCTGACCGAGCCGTGGCCGTCCATGCTCCGCACGATCTGGGGCGACGACCAGCGCTACCTCGACACGTACTGGTCCCGCTTCGAGGGCAAGTACTTCGCCGGCGACGGCGCCAAGAAGGACGACGACGGCGACATCTGGCTGCTCGGCCGGGTCGACGACGTCATGCTGGTCTCCGGCCACAACATCTCCACCACCGAGGTCGAGTCCGCGCTGGTCTCGCACCCCAAGGTGGCCGAGGCCGCGGTCGTCGGCGCCACCGACCCGCAGACCACGCAGGCCATCTGCGCCTTCGTGATCCTGCGCGGCACCGCCGCCGAGGACGAGGGCCTGGTCGAGGAGCTGCGGGCGCATGTCGCCCAGCAGCTCGGCCCGATCGCCAAGCCCAAGCGGATCATGCCGGTGGCGGAGCTGCCGAAGACCCGCTCCGGCAAGATCATGCGCCGGCTGCTGCGGGACGTCGCCGAGAACCGCGACCTCGGTGACGTCAGCACGCTCACCGATTCCTCCGTGATGGACCTGATCCAGGCGAAGCTGCCGAGCGCGGCCTCCGAGGACTGA
- the nhaA gene encoding Na+/H+ antiporter NhaA, whose product MSAPTHRRSPFLGRMSLPERNFVADALRTETVGGVLLLVAAVAALIWANTFGGSYAAVSGFHLGPASLGLDLSIQHWAGNGLLAIFFFVAGIELKRELVAGELRDPRAAALPVIAALCGMAMPAAVYFTVNTLGGGSLQGWAVPTATDIAFALAVLAVIGTSLPAALRAFLLTLAVVDDLFAILIIAIFFTSKINFLALGLALAGLVVFYFLLRKGVRGWYVYVPLALVIWGLMENSGVHATIAGVAMGLMLRCHRHEGEDRSPGERIEHLIRPLSAGLAVPLFALFSAGVVISGGALRDVFTRPETLGVVLGLVVGKALGIFGGTWLTARFTKAELNPDLKWPDVFAVASLAGIGFTVSLLIGELAFTDDLALAGEIKAAVLTGSLLAAVCAGTLLKIRNAKYRKLCEEEERDEDQDGIPDIYELDKPEYHLRMAAIHEAKAAEHRRLAEVASSSHAGDDGPA is encoded by the coding sequence GTGAGCGCGCCCACCCATCGTCGTTCCCCGTTCCTCGGACGGATGTCCCTGCCCGAGCGAAACTTCGTCGCGGACGCGCTGCGCACCGAAACCGTCGGCGGGGTCCTCCTCCTCGTCGCCGCCGTAGCGGCTCTGATCTGGGCAAACACCTTCGGCGGAAGCTACGCGGCGGTCAGCGGCTTCCACCTCGGCCCGGCCTCGCTGGGCCTGGACCTGTCGATCCAGCACTGGGCCGGCAACGGCCTGCTCGCGATCTTCTTCTTCGTCGCCGGCATCGAGCTCAAGCGTGAACTGGTCGCCGGCGAGCTGCGCGACCCCCGGGCCGCCGCCCTCCCCGTCATCGCCGCGCTCTGCGGCATGGCGATGCCGGCGGCCGTCTATTTCACCGTCAACACGCTCGGCGGCGGCTCGCTGCAGGGCTGGGCGGTCCCCACCGCCACCGACATCGCCTTCGCGCTCGCCGTGCTCGCCGTCATCGGCACGTCCCTGCCCGCCGCGCTGCGCGCCTTCCTGCTCACGCTCGCGGTCGTCGACGACCTCTTCGCCATCCTGATCATCGCGATCTTCTTCACCTCGAAGATCAACTTCCTGGCGCTCGGCCTCGCCCTCGCCGGCCTGGTGGTCTTCTACTTCCTGCTGCGCAAGGGCGTACGCGGCTGGTACGTCTACGTCCCGCTGGCCCTGGTCATCTGGGGGCTGATGGAGAACAGCGGGGTGCACGCCACCATCGCCGGCGTCGCCATGGGCCTGATGCTGCGCTGCCACCGCCACGAGGGCGAGGACCGGTCCCCCGGCGAGCGCATCGAGCATCTGATCCGCCCCCTGTCGGCCGGGCTCGCGGTCCCGCTGTTCGCCCTCTTCTCGGCCGGCGTGGTGATATCCGGCGGCGCCCTCCGCGACGTCTTCACCCGGCCCGAGACGCTCGGGGTCGTCCTCGGACTGGTGGTGGGCAAGGCACTGGGCATCTTCGGCGGTACGTGGCTGACCGCCCGCTTCACCAAGGCCGAACTCAATCCCGACCTGAAGTGGCCGGACGTCTTCGCGGTCGCCTCCCTGGCCGGCATCGGCTTCACCGTCTCGCTGCTGATCGGTGAACTCGCCTTCACGGACGACCTCGCGCTGGCCGGCGAGATCAAGGCGGCGGTGCTGACCGGCTCGCTGCTCGCGGCCGTCTGCGCCGGCACGCTCCTGAAGATACGCAACGCCAAGTACCGCAAGCTGTGCGAGGAGGAGGAGCGCGACGAGGACCAGGACGGCATCCCTGACATCTACGAACTCGACAAGCCGGAATACCACCTCCGGATGGCGGCAATCCACGAAGCAAAGGCCGCCGAACACCGGCGGCTTGCCGAAGTGGCCTCCAGCTCGCACGCCGGAGACGATGGTCCGGCATGA
- a CDS encoding phage holin family protein, with amino-acid sequence MSAADANGDRSLGQLVASATADMSALVHDEIALAKAELRQDAKRAGIGSAAFVVAGALALFALPVLSFAAAYGIHNLGLGLAWSFLIVGGAFLVLAGLLALIAMAKMKKIKKPEKSINSARQTAAVLQKAKPHPRVTAADHPALESVTRSSV; translated from the coding sequence ATGAGCGCAGCCGACGCGAACGGGGACCGCAGCCTCGGACAGCTGGTGGCCTCGGCCACCGCCGACATGTCCGCACTGGTGCACGACGAGATCGCGCTGGCCAAGGCGGAGCTGCGGCAGGACGCCAAGCGCGCGGGTATCGGCAGCGCGGCGTTCGTCGTGGCGGGCGCGCTGGCGCTGTTCGCACTGCCGGTGCTGAGCTTCGCGGCGGCCTACGGCATCCACAACCTCGGCCTGGGGCTCGCCTGGTCGTTCCTGATCGTGGGGGGCGCCTTCCTGGTCCTCGCCGGACTGCTGGCCCTGATCGCGATGGCCAAGATGAAGAAGATCAAGAAGCCGGAGAAGTCCATCAACTCCGCCAGGCAGACCGCGGCCGTGCTGCAGAAGGCCAAGCCGCACCCCCGGGTGACGGCCGCCGACCACCCGGCCCTGGAGTCTGTGACACGCTCATCGGTATGA
- a CDS encoding alpha/beta fold hydrolase: MTAPDSTASVVRLDVPGGHEVSHRDVAANGARFHIAEMGDGPLVLLLHGFPQFWWTWRHQLPALADAGFRAVAMDLRGVGGSDRTPRGYDPANLALDVTGVIRSLGEPDAALVGHDLGGYLAWTAAVMRPKLVRRLAVASMPHPRRWRSAMLADVRQSARSSHIWNFQRPWLPERRLTADDAELVGRMIQDWSGPRQPDDEALAVYRRAMSIPSTAHCSIEPYRWLVRSMARPDGIQFNRRMKMPVRVPTLHLHGSLDPVMRTRSAAGSGEFVEAPYRWRLFDGLGHFPHEEDPVAFSTELINWLKDPEPDR, translated from the coding sequence ATGACAGCCCCTGACAGCACCGCCTCGGTCGTACGGCTCGACGTCCCCGGCGGGCACGAGGTGTCGCACCGCGATGTCGCGGCCAACGGCGCGCGTTTCCACATCGCCGAGATGGGCGACGGTCCGCTGGTGCTGCTGCTGCACGGCTTCCCGCAGTTCTGGTGGACCTGGCGGCACCAGCTGCCGGCGCTCGCCGACGCCGGTTTCCGCGCGGTGGCGATGGACCTGCGCGGCGTCGGCGGCAGCGACCGCACCCCCCGGGGCTACGACCCGGCGAACCTCGCGCTGGACGTCACCGGCGTCATACGGTCCCTGGGCGAACCGGACGCCGCGCTCGTCGGGCACGACCTGGGCGGCTATCTCGCCTGGACGGCGGCGGTGATGCGGCCCAAGCTGGTGCGCCGGCTGGCGGTGGCCTCGATGCCGCATCCGCGGCGGTGGCGCTCGGCGATGCTCGCCGACGTACGGCAGAGCGCCCGCAGCTCGCACATCTGGAACTTCCAGCGGCCCTGGCTGCCGGAGCGCCGGCTGACGGCCGACGACGCGGAGCTGGTGGGCCGGATGATCCAGGACTGGTCCGGCCCCCGGCAGCCCGACGACGAGGCGCTCGCGGTGTACCGCCGCGCGATGAGCATCCCGTCCACGGCCCACTGCTCCATCGAGCCGTACCGCTGGCTGGTGCGCTCGATGGCCCGGCCCGACGGCATCCAGTTCAACCGGCGGATGAAGATGCCCGTACGGGTGCCGACCCTGCATCTGCACGGCTCGCTCGACCCGGTGATGCGCACCCGCAGCGCGGCCGGCTCCGGTGAGTTCGTCGAGGCGCCCTACCGCTGGCGGCTGTTCGACGGCCTCGGGCACTTCCCGCACGAGGAGGACCCGGTGGCGTTCTCCACCGAACTGATCAACTGGCTCAAGGACCCGGAACCGGACCGCTGA